The proteins below are encoded in one region of Deinococcus aerophilus:
- a CDS encoding PIN/TRAM domain-containing protein: MLAVRLFVILLGLLVGWLAGGALASAQADELGRVNTLSLMLAGALSALLFAPRAEKLLTGGVARFSQWYASLSPRAVAAATFGLIVALLLSVLLNSLFQDLPFYTWWLSLLVTAVLGAFFVHFAVGHAEAFGLLAFPQVRRRSGSKLLDSNVIIDGRILELVRAGFLEGELVVPAFILRELQTLSDSPDTKKRTRGKRGLALLEELRELRSIRIEDWDDPALNTVDDKLIRLAREIGGKIVTNDGNLGKIARLHDIEILNVHEIAVALRPQVQAGDQLTVTITKSGQQSGQGVGYMEDGTMVIVEDGLKLRGKPARVLVVNNVQTNVGRMIFARLDREEKKELPA, from the coding sequence GTGCTGGCCGTTCGTCTGTTCGTGATTTTGCTGGGATTGCTGGTCGGGTGGCTGGCCGGGGGCGCGCTGGCGTCGGCGCAGGCCGATGAACTCGGGCGGGTCAATACCCTCAGCCTGATGCTGGCGGGCGCCCTGAGCGCGTTGCTGTTCGCGCCGCGTGCCGAGAAACTGTTGACCGGCGGCGTGGCCCGCTTCTCGCAGTGGTATGCCAGCCTGTCGCCGCGGGCGGTCGCCGCCGCCACCTTCGGGCTGATCGTGGCCCTGCTTCTGAGCGTGCTGCTCAACAGCCTGTTTCAGGACCTGCCCTTCTACACGTGGTGGCTCAGCCTGCTGGTCACGGCGGTGCTGGGCGCCTTCTTCGTGCATTTTGCGGTGGGCCACGCAGAGGCGTTTGGGCTGCTGGCCTTTCCACAGGTGCGCCGGCGCAGCGGCAGCAAGCTGCTGGACAGCAACGTGATTATCGACGGCCGCATTCTGGAACTGGTGCGCGCGGGATTTCTGGAGGGAGAACTGGTCGTGCCCGCCTTCATCCTGCGCGAGTTGCAGACCCTCTCGGACAGCCCGGACACCAAGAAGCGCACGCGCGGAAAGCGCGGGCTGGCCTTGCTGGAAGAGCTGCGTGAGCTGCGCTCCATCCGCATCGAGGACTGGGATGATCCCGCCCTGAACACCGTGGACGACAAGTTGATCCGGCTGGCCCGCGAGATCGGCGGCAAGATCGTGACGAACGACGGCAATCTGGGCAAGATCGCCCGCCTGCACGACATCGAGATTCTCAACGTCCACGAGATCGCCGTGGCGCTGCGCCCGCAGGTTCAGGCCGGGGACCAGCTCACCGTGACCATTACCAAGAGCGGCCAGCAGTCGGGCCAGGGAGTGGGATACATGGAAGACGGCACCATGGTGATCGTTGAGGACGGTCTGAAGCTGCGGGGCAAACCGGCCCGCGTGCTCGTGGTGAACAACGTACAGACCAACGTGGGCCGCATGATCTTCGCCAGACTGGACCGGGAAGAGAAGAAAGAACTTCCCGCGTAG
- a CDS encoding GNAT family N-acetyltransferase, producing the protein MLIHTEPTPATEELLTRAMFPDPVRIARALATYRTAEDRRIFAWKTGGEVVSAAGLHVGHGEAEVLHVGTRPDMEGQGYGRALLHAVLIRLQLNRMTAETDDDAVDFYRRSGFGVVETQDRGGRRRYLCTLTPGKADQPCC; encoded by the coding sequence GTGCTGATTCATACAGAACCGACTCCAGCCACCGAGGAACTGCTGACCCGCGCCATGTTCCCCGATCCGGTACGGATTGCCCGTGCGCTGGCAACCTACCGCACCGCAGAAGACCGCAGGATCTTTGCCTGGAAAACCGGCGGAGAGGTCGTGAGCGCGGCGGGCCTACACGTCGGTCACGGCGAGGCAGAGGTGCTGCACGTCGGCACGCGCCCTGATATGGAGGGTCAGGGCTACGGGCGCGCCCTGCTGCACGCCGTGCTGATCCGGTTGCAACTGAACCGGATGACGGCAGAAACCGACGACGACGCAGTGGACTTCTACCGCCGCAGCGGTTTTGGAGTTGTGGAGACGCAGGACCGGGGGGGACGCCGCAGGTACCTGTGCACGCTCACGCCGGGAAAGGCAGACCAGCCCTGTTGCTGA
- the rnhA gene encoding ribonuclease HI — MTRPRSSFPRTAARKAQDRARDLLPLKAGIQPDQPITGEVIELFSDGACDTAAGHGGWASILRYGERELVLSGNEEGTTNNRMELRGLLEGLRTLKRPCQVRVITDSQYLRKAFTDGWILKWQRNGWKTSGGEPVKNQDLWEALIDQARTHALTFVWVKGHAGHGENERVDELAVQERKKLRVK; from the coding sequence GTGACGCGACCCCGTTCTTCCTTTCCCCGTACGGCGGCCCGCAAGGCCCAGGACCGGGCGCGTGACCTGCTGCCCCTAAAGGCGGGCATCCAGCCGGATCAGCCCATCACCGGCGAGGTCATCGAACTGTTCAGTGACGGCGCGTGTGACACGGCGGCGGGACACGGCGGCTGGGCCTCCATCCTGCGCTACGGCGAGCGCGAACTGGTCCTGAGCGGCAACGAGGAAGGCACCACCAACAACCGCATGGAACTGCGCGGCCTACTCGAGGGTCTGCGGACCCTCAAGCGGCCGTGTCAGGTGCGCGTGATCACCGACAGCCAGTACCTGCGCAAGGCGTTTACCGACGGCTGGATTCTCAAGTGGCAGCGCAACGGCTGGAAGACCTCGGGCGGCGAGCCGGTCAAGAATCAGGACCTGTGGGAAGCGCTGATTGATCAGGCCCGCACCCACGCCCTGACCTTCGTATGGGTCAAGGGCCACGCCGGACACGGCGAGAACGAGCGGGTGGACGAACTGGCCGTGCAGGAGCGCAAGAAGCTGCGGGTGAAGTGA
- a CDS encoding DUF4870 domain-containing protein: MSVPGPTRLPPTLPEADRSGALLIHLSPLAGFLLPTLGNVLGPLIAWLALRDRSRALDDQGKEALNFQLSMWLYGVIIGVLVFVLFSLGIVGGAVGAAAGSVDAGAFVFLGSLAAFVVFFVPLLLLLSIVPFIFMIVAVVRVSAGQLYRYPLSIRFVR; the protein is encoded by the coding sequence ATGAGTGTTCCCGGCCCCACCCGTCTGCCGCCCACCCTTCCCGAGGCGGACCGCAGCGGCGCCCTGCTGATTCACCTGTCGCCACTGGCCGGTTTTCTGCTGCCCACCCTGGGCAATGTGCTCGGCCCCCTGATCGCGTGGCTGGCCCTGCGCGACCGCAGCCGCGCCCTGGACGACCAGGGCAAGGAGGCGCTGAATTTCCAGCTCAGCATGTGGCTGTATGGGGTGATCATCGGCGTGCTCGTCTTTGTTCTGTTCAGCCTGGGCATCGTGGGGGGTGCGGTGGGCGCGGCGGCAGGCAGTGTGGACGCGGGCGCCTTCGTGTTCCTGGGCTCGCTGGCCGCCTTCGTCGTGTTCTTCGTGCCCCTGCTGCTGCTGCTGAGCATCGTGCCCTTTATCTTCATGATCGTCGCCGTGGTGCGGGTCAGCGCCGGCCAGCTGTACCGTTACCCGCTGAGCATCCGCTTCGTACGCTGA
- a CDS encoding PIG-L deacetylase family protein, with protein MRIMAVFAHPDDEIGCAGTLAKHAARGDEVMLVWTTLGELASQFGDASHEEVTRVRREHGAWVAGKIGAQHHFFDMGDSRMTGGREEALQLARLYATFRPNAVITWSDDHPHPDHRMTAKIAFDAITLARIPKIVNEDRPMPPAPDLSGDEAIESGEDVGRLEAWREPVRFYQYHAPASPYPEVFVNIEDTLDTAAAVMSYYHDFYKWAWTQDQFREGRAAAGRLGGVKYAERFNLRSSHPRARDYLD; from the coding sequence ATGCGAATCATGGCTGTTTTTGCCCACCCGGATGACGAGATCGGTTGCGCCGGCACGCTCGCCAAGCACGCGGCGCGCGGCGACGAGGTCATGCTGGTATGGACCACGCTGGGCGAACTCGCCAGCCAATTCGGGGACGCCTCCCACGAGGAGGTCACGCGGGTGCGCCGCGAGCACGGAGCGTGGGTGGCCGGGAAGATCGGTGCGCAGCACCACTTCTTCGACATGGGCGACAGCCGCATGACCGGTGGCCGCGAGGAGGCGCTGCAACTCGCGCGACTGTACGCCACCTTCCGGCCCAACGCCGTGATCACCTGGAGCGACGACCACCCCCATCCCGACCACCGCATGACCGCCAAGATCGCCTTCGACGCCATCACGCTCGCGCGCATTCCCAAGATCGTGAACGAGGACCGGCCCATGCCCCCGGCCCCGGACCTCAGCGGTGACGAGGCCATAGAAAGCGGCGAGGACGTCGGGCGGCTCGAGGCGTGGCGCGAACCGGTGCGCTTTTACCAGTACCACGCCCCGGCGAGCCCGTATCCCGAGGTCTTCGTGAACATCGAAGACACCCTGGACACCGCCGCCGCCGTGATGTCCTACTACCACGACTTCTACAAGTGGGCCTGGACCCAGGACCAGTTCCGCGAGGGCCGCGCCGCCGCCGGACGGTTGGGGGGCGTGAAGTATGCCGAGCGCTTCAACCTGCGCTCCTCGCACCCGCGGGCGCGCGATTACCTGGACTGA
- a CDS encoding SRPBCC family protein → MSESISIKQTIVVRSRPDVLYRLALEPRRRVKWDPNLVKAEYEGGEGRLSNTALVRFKFARKLLGLSFTARYGQLQPPQRGGWESVRHVGPLEKLTQGWQFKPMPGGTEVTLTVNGRVRYKWVRMPVERMLNNLVVTTLIELQRTVDAQGAQLMADMGREMQQKQKEQAKAEKEAARASKRRKK, encoded by the coding sequence ATGTCCGAGTCCATCAGCATCAAGCAGACCATCGTGGTCAGGTCCCGTCCGGACGTGTTGTACCGGCTGGCCCTGGAGCCCCGGCGGCGCGTCAAGTGGGACCCCAATCTCGTCAAGGCCGAATACGAGGGCGGCGAGGGCCGCCTGAGCAACACGGCCCTGGTCCGGTTCAAGTTTGCCCGCAAGCTGCTGGGGCTGAGCTTCACGGCCCGCTACGGCCAGCTGCAGCCCCCCCAGCGCGGCGGCTGGGAAAGTGTGCGCCACGTCGGCCCGCTGGAGAAGCTCACGCAGGGCTGGCAGTTCAAGCCGATGCCCGGCGGCACGGAGGTCACCCTCACCGTCAACGGCCGGGTCCGGTACAAGTGGGTCCGGATGCCGGTCGAGCGCATGCTGAACAACCTCGTGGTGACCACGCTGATCGAGTTGCAGCGCACCGTGGATGCCCAGGGCGCCCAGCTGATGGCCGACATGGGCCGCGAGATGCAGCAAAAGCAGAAGGAACAGGCCAAGGCCGAGAAGGAAGCGGCCCGGGCCAGCAAACGCCGCAAGAAATAG
- a CDS encoding serine/threonine protein kinase, producing the protein MPAPTTIPALLTTLGTVFQVFDERTQDSGNVSYGLQTPGGERLFVKTAGRSQPSPGSTPYAERVATLRRTAVLQQELAHPALIPVLRVFEGADGIAVIQPWFGGELLRAPAQRRNHPAEAHARFRQRPLPEILHALDSVIDLHTELARQNWVAGDFYDGCLMYDFRARQIRFMDLECYRRGPYRNTVGRLPGSTRFMAPEEFRLGAVIDHRTTVFNLGRLLAVFTDWHPHPPRLAQLIGSATHPDPESHPDSPVAFQAMWRDAVREVPEEQG; encoded by the coding sequence ATGCCTGCCCCCACGACCATTCCGGCTCTGCTGACCACCCTGGGCACCGTCTTTCAGGTGTTCGATGAGCGCACGCAGGACTCGGGCAATGTCTCTTACGGCCTTCAGACCCCGGGCGGCGAGCGGCTGTTCGTGAAGACCGCGGGGCGTTCCCAGCCCAGTCCGGGCAGCACCCCGTACGCTGAGCGCGTGGCGACCCTGCGCCGCACCGCCGTGTTGCAACAGGAACTCGCGCACCCGGCCCTCATTCCGGTGCTTCGGGTGTTTGAGGGCGCGGACGGAATCGCCGTGATCCAGCCGTGGTTCGGCGGTGAACTGCTGCGCGCCCCGGCGCAGCGGCGGAACCATCCCGCCGAGGCGCACGCCCGCTTCCGGCAGCGGCCCCTGCCCGAAATTCTGCACGCACTGGACAGCGTCATTGACCTGCACACGGAGCTGGCCCGGCAGAACTGGGTGGCCGGCGACTTCTACGACGGCTGCCTGATGTATGACTTCCGCGCGCGGCAGATCCGGTTCATGGATCTGGAGTGCTACCGGCGCGGCCCGTACCGCAACACCGTGGGTCGGCTGCCCGGCTCGACACGCTTCATGGCCCCCGAGGAGTTCCGGCTCGGGGCCGTCATCGACCACCGGACCACCGTGTTCAACCTGGGCCGCCTGCTGGCGGTCTTCACCGACTGGCACCCCCACCCGCCCCGGCTGGCGCAGCTGATCGGGAGCGCGACCCACCCCGACCCCGAAAGCCACCCGGATTCCCCGGTGGCCTTTCAGGCGATGTGGCGGGACGCCGTTCGGGAAGTTCCCGAGGAGCAGGGCTGA